In one Diprion similis isolate iyDipSimi1 chromosome 6, iyDipSimi1.1, whole genome shotgun sequence genomic region, the following are encoded:
- the LOC124406707 gene encoding serine-rich adhesin for platelets, which translates to MFGNGVTRSLFFISVISIVHNGNSLECYVCTSLEDSACTSSLSGLTPTTCSSSGASGLTTTIVTENSSTASITAETTTSSDTETTVTTDATSGSSTDTTLANSTLKPTTLVTKTEDSVSTISETTTRSSISTTVSTSLDTNTTVESTSSASNESTLTGTTATLSATLLTVDGNASGLLESGKGVQVVRVLRDTEESFACYTLTVVVNETEVIDRGCVAKDSTACDILQEANYPSLSLSSCETCTEDGCNSSGNNLSGISSAFVLLIMLVFTR; encoded by the exons ATGTTCGGGAACGGAGTCACTCGCTCGTTATTCTTCATCAGCGTCATTTCAATCGTACACAATG GAAATTCTCTGGAATGTTACGTCTGCACGTCGCTCGAGGACTCGGCGTGCACTTCGTCCTTATCTGGCCTAACACCGACTACCTGTTCCTCATCGGGGGCTTCCGGTTTGACCACGACAATCGTCACCGAAAACTCGAGCACGGCATCGATCACCGCGGAAACAACGACCTCCTCGGATACTGAGACCACAGTGACGACGGATGCTACTTCCGGTTCATCGACGGACACCACCTTGGCAAATTCGACGCTGAAACCAACGACGTTGGTAACGAAAACGGAGGATTCGGTCTCGACGATTTCGGAGACAACAACCCGCTCCTCTATCTCAACAACCGTTTCCACTTCGTTAGATACAAACACAACCGTGGAATCAACGTCAAGTGCATCTAACG AGAGCACTTTAACGGGAACGACGGCAACTTTGAGCGCGACGTTGTTGACGGTGGATGGAAACGCCAGTGGATTACTGGAGTCGGGAAAAGGCGTGCAAGTTGTACGAGTGCTCAGAGATACTGAGGAAAGTTTTGCTTGCTACACGCTGACGGTGGTTG TAAACGAGACAGAAGTGATCGACCGAGGCTGCGTGGCGAAGGATTCGACGGCCTGCGACATCTTGCAGGAAGCTAATTATCCCAGCCTGAGTTTGTCAAGTTGCGAAACTTGCACCGAAGACGGTTGCAATTCTTCCGGGAATAATTTGTCCGGAATTTCATCAGCGTTTGTATTGTTAATCATGTTAGTATTTACGAGATAA